One part of the Deltaproteobacteria bacterium genome encodes these proteins:
- a CDS encoding nucleotidyltransferase domain-containing protein, whose protein sequence is MVPKGLLKKLQRLRQCIETARIPVSHLVLFGSRARGKPRRESDIDVCVVSPALGRMRIAEGVRLSLIAHEIDLLFEIVPCSLHDWRNDRRSPLLHEIRTTGIVL, encoded by the coding sequence ATGGTGCCAAAAGGGCTGTTGAAAAAATTGCAACGATTGCGGCAGTGTATCGAGACGGCGCGGATTCCGGTGTCGCACCTCGTGCTCTTCGGGTCGCGCGCCCGTGGCAAGCCTCGCCGCGAGAGCGACATCGATGTCTGTGTCGTTTCCCCGGCCTTGGGCAGAATGCGTATCGCGGAAGGCGTGCGACTCAGCTTGATCGCACACGAAATCGACCTGCTCTTCGAGATTGTCCCGTGTTCTCTGCACGACTGGCGCAACGATCGCCGTTCTCCGCTCCTCCACGAGATCCGTACCACGGGAATCGTGCTGTAA
- a CDS encoding HEPN domain-containing protein, producing MTPRDVAAVVRYWRDGATSDLRSAGLLLRGRQWLQGLFFCHLAIEKTLKARIVHDGAGHAPHVHNLLYLAGKTRLALDKIQLAFLEEMNRYNIEGRYPSYQAAMRKTLGRMNALPLYRRTTEFVTWCQKGC from the coding sequence GTGACTCCACGAGACGTCGCGGCGGTAGTGCGCTATTGGCGGGACGGGGCAACGAGCGATCTCCGTTCCGCCGGCCTGTTGTTGCGCGGACGACAATGGCTGCAAGGCCTCTTTTTTTGCCATCTCGCGATCGAGAAGACGTTGAAGGCGCGGATTGTCCACGATGGGGCGGGGCATGCGCCCCATGTCCACAATCTGCTCTACCTGGCCGGGAAGACAAGACTGGCGCTCGATAAAATCCAGTTGGCATTTCTCGAAGAGATGAACCGGTACAACATCGAGGGCCGGTATCCCTCCTATCAGGCGGCGATGCGGAAAACGTTGGGACGAATGAACGCGCTTCCGTTGTATCGTCGGACGACGGAGTTTGTGACATGGTGCCAAAAGGGCTGTTGA